Proteins encoded in a region of the Watersipora subatra chromosome 5, tzWatSuba1.1, whole genome shotgun sequence genome:
- the LOC137396244 gene encoding vam6/Vps39-like protein yields MHGAYEAGPIIEKLPYPIESISAYDDKLIVGTKNGFALVYHIESKGSSACEVSLDHAYKTFSKKPVLQLEAIPELDILVSLSDNAVAIHELGSLKLLTDATQSLNQTRGANVFAIHVQVLTNIHGDKQCTLKLCVAVRKRLYLYYWKNSTQIFHELRPGADIALPDIPKVLCWCRNSICVGFKREYYMYEVDPPNISEVFPTGRNQEPLMASVGGDRLALNKDNISVLIDHKKQPTQKYGINWSEAPVAMVYRAPYLIGVLPRYVEVRTIEPKHMIQTIALDKPRILTHTRDGSLYIASVQGVWRLAYLPVSMQIDQLISNKEFELALLLSDTDSMENDDSRHENSRRLHTIKNLHAFELFSQKRYEDSIRIFSDLKTDPSHVIGLYPDLLPRDFRVNIKYPRHLPDLTGADREQALAALIDYLTLKRMELLKQDKSVKTVDVTPLMTVSKDMSNSIVKTRKQLSQIIDTTLLKCYLEINDALVAPLLRLKDNNCHVEESEKVLKKSDKLDELIILYETRQQHTKALKMLMEQSQKKQAPDVLKGVERTIGYLQRLGKEHVDTILEYADWVIKADPRMGLCIFTDELLEKKQRLPVGKVVAFLGKQVDGTKLVISYLEHVISVWGETNSDHHDKLVMCYKDVITPLLKEYITSLPEGQIPASAGTEDGDLGYYRAELVKFLSSSTHYRPERLIKIFPYDYYYEERAILLGRCGHHRQALFIYVHLLQRVDLAEDYCRQYYDKNVAGRCDVYIHLLGYYLRPAESLIDAKELYGTRTIQNMTANTESAIKLLKLHSNKLDSRKVLELLPADFSLYEMLPYLEKIIENGESQKRENMVLRNLLSSEKLVVERARILQERTKFTVTERSLCSVCQNKISTSSFVRQPSGDLAHIGCLKEST; encoded by the exons ATGCACGGCGCTTATGAAGCGGGCCCAATAATCGAAAAGCTTCCATATCCTATTGAAAGCATTTCTGCATACG ACGACAAGCTGATTGTCGGCACAAAGAATGGATTCGCTTTAGTCTACCACATCGAATCCAAAG GTAGTTCAGCATGCGAGGTTTCTCTTGACCATGCCTACAAGACTTTCTCAAAGAAGCCAGTATTGCAACTGGAGGCGATACCAGAGTTGGACATTCTGGTTAGCCTTAGTGACAACGCTGTTGCCATCCACGAGTTGGGTTCTCTCAAACTTTTGACTGACGCTACTCAGTCTCTCAATCAAACCCGAGGTGCTAATGTATTCGCTATTCATGTTCAG GTGCTCACAAATATACACGGCGATAAGCAGTGTACGTTGAAGCTCTGTGTGGCTGTTAGAAAACGACTTTATCTCTATTATTGGAAGAATTCCACACAAATATTTCATGAGCTTCGTCCTGGTGCCGATATTGCCCTTCCTGACATACCTAAGGTGCTATGCTGGTGCAGGAACTCTATCTGTGTAGGATTCAAGCGTGAATACTACATGTACGAGGTAG ACCCACCAAATATCAGTGAAGTATTCCCTACGGGCAGGAACCAAGAGCCCCTGATGGCAAGTGTCGGGGGAGACAGGCTAGCCCTGAACAAGGATAACATCAGCGTTCTTATTGACCACAAGAAACAGCCAACGCAGAA GTACGGTATCAACTGGTCAGAGGCGCCTGTAGCTATGGTATATCGAGCCCCCTACCTCATCGGAGTCTTGCCCCGCTATGTGGAGGTGAGGACTATTGAACCAAAACATATGATACAGACCATTGCTCTGGATAAACCTCGTATTCTCACTCATACCAG GGACGGGTCATTATATATAGCCTCAGTTCAAGGAGTCTGGAGACTGGCCTATTTACCTGTCTCTATGCAAATTGATCAGCTGATTAGCAACAAGGAGTTTGAGCTAGCCTTGCTTCTCTCT GACACAGACAGCATGGAGAACGATGACAGCCGCCATGAGAACTCTCGCCGGTTGCACACTATAAAAAATTTACACGCTTTTGAGCTTTTCTCTCAAAAACGCTACGAAGATTCTATACGTATATTCTCAGACCTCAAGACTG ATCCAAGTCATGTGATTGGTTTATACCCGGATCTGTTACCCAGAGATTTTAGAGTCAATATAAAATATCCAAGACATTTACCAGACCTGACAGGCGCAGATAGAGAGCAAGCCCTGGCAGCTCTTATAGATTACCTTACATTG AAAAGGATGGAGCTGCTGAAGCAGGACAAGAGTGTTAAGACAGTTGATGTGACTCCACTGATGACTGTCTCCAAAGACATGTCAAACTCGATTGTTAAAACACGCAAGCAGCTCTCCCAGATCATAGACACAACACTGCTCAAGTGCTACCTCGAG ATAAATGATGCCCTGGTTGCGCCACTCCTTCGTCTGAAAGACAATAACTGTCATGTGGAGGAGAGTGAGAAGGTCTTGAAGAAAAGTGACAAACTGGATGAGCTCATTATTCTATACGAGACCAGACAACAACACACCAAAG CACTAAAAATGTTGATGGAGCAGTCTCAGAAAAAGCAGGCGCCTGATGTATTGAAGGGTGTTGAGAGGACTATTGGCTATCTGCAGAGGCTAGGCAAGGAGCATGTCGATACAATACTTGAGTACGCTGATTGGGTTATCAAAGCTGACCCCAGAATGGGATTATGT ATATTCACTGATGAGCTGCTGGAGAAGAAGCAGAGACTTCCTGTTGGAaaagttgtagcttttttaGGGAAGCAGGTAGATGGAACAAAGCTAGTCATCTCTTACCTG GAGCACGTGATAAGCGTCTGGGGGGAGACAAATTCTGATCATCATGACAAATTGGTCATGTGCTACAAGGATGTGATAACTCCCCTCCTTAAAGAATACATTACCAGCCTTCCAGAAG GTCAGATACCTGCAAGTGCAGGTACAGAAGATGGAGACTTGGGCTATTATAGAGCTGAGTTAGTCAAGTTTCTCTCCAGTTCAACACACTACAGACCCGAGCGTCTCATTAAGATATTTCCTTATGACT ACTACTACGAGGAACGCGCAATTTTGCTGGGACGGTGTGGGCACCATCGACAAGCGCTCTTCATTTATGTGCACCTGCTGCAGCGTGTCGACTTGGCAGAAGATTACTGCAGACAGTATTATGATAAGAATGTCGCTGGTCGCTGTGAT GTTTATATCCACCTTCTCGGCTACTACCTGAGGCCTGCTGAATCTTTGATAGACGCAAAGGAACTCTACGGAACTCGCACTATACAGAATATGACAGCCAACACTGAGTCAGCGATAAAGCTGCTAAAGCTTCACTCTAATAAACTTGACAGCAGAAAG GTGTTGGAGCTGCTGCCCGCTGACTTCTCACTCTATGAAATGCTGCCATATTTAGAGAAGATAATAGAGAACGGCGAGAGCCAGAAGAGGGAGAATATGGTGCTGCGAAACTTGCTCAGCTCTGAAAAACTTGTT